CTCTATGACGACGTCCAATACACCCGGCGGGATTGGAGGAACCGGAACCGCATCCGCCTCCCCGATGGTCCGGTTTGGCTGACGGTCCCCGTCACCTTCAGCCGGTCGGCGCCAACCCTGATCAAGGAAACGGAGATCTGCTACCAAAACGACTGGATTCGGGAGCATGTCCGTTCCCTGACATCCGCCTACCGGAGGGCCCCCTATTTCGAGAGGTATGCCCCCTCCCTTTTCGAGATCCTTTCGATGCGGCATAAAACCATTTCAGAACTCAACTGCGCCCTGATCCACCGGATCAGTGAGGCGTTGGACATCCATACTCCGATCCGCATGTCGCATGATTACGAAGGGCGGGGGATAAAAACGGATCGGATCATCGACATTCTCAA
Above is a window of Deltaproteobacteria bacterium DNA encoding:
- a CDS encoding WbqC family protein, translated to MIQSNYLPWRGYFDFIDDVDLFILYDDVQYTRRDWRNRNRIRLPDGPVWLTVPVTFSRSAPTLIKETEICYQNDWIREHVRSLTSAYRRAPYFERYAPSLFEILSMRHKTISELNCALIHRISEALDIHTPIRMSHDYEGRGIKTDRIIDILKKTKATHYLVGPAAKDYIEEGKFENQGITLEYKSYDYPEYPQMHGRFEPNLSIVDLLFNCGPESREYLKSRIPNRTAAAA